GCAAAACGATCCCAGGTATGGCGCTCAAGCACAGAAAATACTGAAAAATATACCCAAATAACCATTTTTACCGCAGGACGGAGATAGGTTTTTCTTCGTCCTGCACAATTTAGAAAAACAGATGAAAATACATAGTGATGGCTCTATTAAAGCCATATATTCCGCAAGTCAGGGAGAAAAAAAATACCGACCTTTGATGAGTTCCAAAGTTTCTGCCGGTTTCCCTTCTCCGGCACAGGATTACATTGAAGGTAAGCTGGATTTGAATGAATTTTTAATAGTTCACCCTGCTTCCACTTTTTTTGTAAGAGTAGATGGATATTCTATGCAGGGTGCAGGAATTCTACCGGATGATATTTTGATTGTGGATAGAGCATTGGAGGCATCAAATAAGCACATTGTAATTGCTATTGTGGATGGAGAATTAACTGTTAAGCGATTACAAATTATAGGGAAAGAATATTGTTTAGTGCCGGAGAATGATGAATTTGAGCCAATTCCCATTGAGGAAGGGATGGATTTCATTATTTGGGGTGTAGTAACTTACATTATTCATAAAGTTTAAGCAGTTGGTACATAATAAATCAGGTATATTTATTCTGCTTTTTCTGGGTAGTATATTTTCCCTTTTTGCCGAGCCCTTAGTTCAAGAGCGCAATCTTGTTTTGGAGCCAAATTGCAATAAATATTCTCTGGGAAATTCTCCTATCATTAAAAACAGCGTTTCTGTTTGGGCAGATTCGTTGCTCTTAAACGAAGGAACAGATTATCGGATAAACCATAATAAGGCAGAATTGATTCTTCTTTGTCAACCCGATGTTTCTATCCTGAAAGTAGAATATATAATTGTTCCACCCTTTCTTACCCAACCTTGGCAAAGATGGCAACCGCAAATATATAGCGACACTTTGTTAACAGAGATTAAAAAACGCAAAAGCCCTGCCTTTATTGAAGAAACAAATTTGGAGATTAGGGGAACTAAAACCTTTGCCATATCCTTTTCCGATGAGTCCACTTTTGATTTGAAACAGTCACTTTTCGTAAATCTCTCCGGAGAACTGGCTCATAATGTTTTTATTAGTGCCCAACTTTCCGATAGCCAGTCCAAATTATCACCAGAAGGAGATTCCAAGGAATTAAGCTCGTTGGATAATATGTTTATTCGTATTTACGGAAACAAATATGAACTGGCAATGGGAGACCTGGAACTGAAATATTCAGGAACGCGTTATATGGATTATTTTACTAAATTTGAAGGAATTAATGCTTGGCTAAAAGGTAAACACTATGTGCAAACAGCTTTTTCTGCCGGAGGGGGAAAAAACGCCTCTATAAAAATTACTGTTATTGAAGGAAAACAAGGTCCCTATTACTTAAGGGTAAACGATACCCAGTCCAATTTTATTGTTGTAGCAGGAAGCGAAGAAATCTTCGTAGATGGCAATAAATGGGAACGGGGGATAGATTACAGCATTGACTACAGCGAGGGAAGCGTAATGTTTAAAAAGCTGGTTAGCGCTGCCAATAATATTACGGCAAGGTTTCAATATTCGGACGAATATTATCCGCAAAGTAGTTATTTAAATTCCACGCAATTCCAATTAAGTGAGCATCTAACTCTGTCACACCATTTTATCTGGCAGCAGGATGACAAAAATAATCCCTTGTTATATGAATTCAGCGCTTCGGATTTGGATTCCTTGAAAACAGCCGGCGACAACAATGTTTGGGGAGCAGGTGTTTTTCAGGTGGAAGCGGGAACAGGAGAATATAAACGCTTACAGAATTTGCTAAATGAATATTACTATGAATATGCTCCGGGGGATTCGCTTGCCTGTTACAATATAGTTTTCAGCTATGTGGGCAGCGGGAATGGGGATTATGAAGAATATTCTGCCGGAAAATATCGTTATGTGGGCTCTGGCTTAGGTTCCTGGCTACCCCAAAAGCTTTTAGTGCCGGCAACGCGAAAAGGTAATCTGGATTTGGCTTTGAATTATACTAATGCCAATTTGAATGGCGGAATAGAAGTTTTAGGCAGTGTAAATGATCGCAACACTTTTTCTTCCCTTGACGATGAGGATAATAACGCAGAGTTACTTTATGCCTATCTGGAGGTTCCATTTTCTCTTTATGCTTTGAATATAGATTATGAACAGCGGAGTGATAAAACCTCCCTTTTTGGTAAATATCGTCCGCTGGAAAACGAATTTGACTTTGCTTCAATAGATACAGCCGATTCCCTGGCACAACAGGAAAGCAATATTCAAATCAGCCGTCGGCAAACAAACTGGAACAGTTCTTTACTCTATAGATACCGTAGAGTTTATGATTTATATACTTTACAAGCGTTACGGTTTATAACTTCTTCTTCAGGAAAAGGGTTGTTACCGGAAATAAATGTGCACAGCACACTTTCTACTCAGGACTATGCCAAGGATAATATGCAGGACGGAACTATGCAATACCACCAGGGATATTTATCCTGGACTTGGAAAATTTTGCGGTTGCGTTTTGAAACTCTCTATAATCTTTTGGATACCAAGGAATTGGGCAACAGTTATCTAAAACTAAATCCCGTTATCTCTCTTGGCAATGCTTCTTCTTTGCTTGCCCAGTTCTCCTGGACTACCGATAATACCAAAGTGAAAGAAACCAGGAACTGGGATGAAATTGCCAATACCCAAACCTATGCTTTAAAAAATATCGTAAACCTGAATTCTCAGCGTATTGATTTGGATATAACACACCGTGAAATAAATCAGCCGCTTTCCACTACTCAACCAAAATCTAATTATGATTTAATTACTTTCCATTCCAGTAACAGCTTCCTGAAAAATGCCATCGGTTTATATAGCAATTATCAACTAAATCAAACGGAGTTCTATCCCAAAATTCGGGAATTGCAATATGTAGGTTCTGGTTTGGGATATTATGACAGCACGGGAGTAAGTGTTTCTAATGGAGATTACGATTGGGTTTATATCACTAGCTCTACGGGAAGTTTATCAACAGAGATAAATTGCTTGCTCAATTTATACCTGAAACCGGGAAATATCTCCGCCAGCAATGTTCTTAAGCGTTTACAAAGCGATACTTCCATAAACCTGACGGAACAAAGTTCAAAGCGCAATAATTGGAAGAGCTATTTCTTTTTTCCTGGAACAGTTTATGATGATGAAACAACGATTTACGGCAGGCAAAATATTGAAGAGGTTCTCTGGTTGGATTTGGTAAATAATAAGCTTACCGCAAACTTGCAATTGATTATGGAACGGACTTTGGATAAGCGTTATCAGACCCCAGACAGGACTTTCAGTTTTTCGCAATTAGCGCAAATAGACATTAAGGGCTATAGTGCTTATAATACCCGTTTACAGTTCAGCAACGAAACTAACAGCGATACTCGCTATTTGAACGAAACAAAGATTATCAGTGCTAGCGCTTTAATACAACGCAATTTAACTCCCCAAAGCAATATTCAAACAGAGCTAAGCTACAATTCAGAATCCGGGGGGAAACAGGATGGCAGTGAAAACTATCAGCTCGGCTCGTTGTCTTTCTCACCTGCCCTGAAAAGTGTTTTTATGCAAAAGTATCGTTTTTCCGCTACTTTAGGAATAACTTACAATCGTCTTTCCGGTAGTCATTATTTTTCCTTCCTTCCCCAAAAAAGAGAGGGTTGGATTCCATCAATTAATTTAAACGGTGTTTACAGAATTAATGCTTTCAGTATGATTACTTTGGATTACCGTTTTACAGATTATCCTAGGCAAACAAGTTCTCAAGAATTGAAACTGGAATTTAAAGCAGAAATATAAACTATGCAAGTTATTAATTTGTCTCCTCTAAACTATGCTCTGGTGCTTCCTTTCATCTTTTTGGCAGGTCTGATAGATTCAATCGCCGGAGGCGGGGGTTTGATTTCTCTTCCGGCATATTGGAGTGTAGGAATTCCTCCTCATTTGGCTTTGGGAACTAATAAATTTTCTTCTTGCTGTGGAACTGTTTTTTCTACCGCTAACTATTTCAAAGCTAAGATGATAGACCTTCCGGTTGCTTTGCTAAGTGCATTTATGGCTCTTATAGGTTCCTGGATTGGGGCTTCTACAGCTTTAAAAGTTTCAGCGCAAGTTCTAAACTATTTACTGATTATCCTCATTCCTGCAGTAGCTGTATTTTCTGTGCTGAACAGGAACATTGGAATGCAAAGCAATGCCCATAGAATAGCAAAAAAAACCAGAATGCTTGTAGGTGCAATTGCTGGTTTAAGCATTGGTTTTTACGATGGATTTTTTGGTCCTGGAACAGGCACTTTTTTAATTTTAATCTATGCTTCCGCTTTGCATTATGATTTTGTAACCGCTAACGGCAATACAAAAGTAGTAAACCTGGCTTCAAATATCGCAGCACTTGTCACTTTTGCTTTTGCCTCCAACATCTATTATCCGCTTGCTGTACCAGGCGCCATTTGTGGAATTGCCGGAAATATTGTTGGTTCCAAACTGGTTATTTTAAGGGGAAATAAACTAATTCGCAGTGTTTTTATTCTGGCTTTGGTTCTGCTATTTATCAGAGTTATCTATAATATAATTTAATCCACTAGTTTAGCGTTACCCTAAAGGTCTTTTTCTTCCCGGAAAAACGACGTCCTCGTCGTTTAGTGGTAACACTGGTGTTTAGTCAACGCAATTTGTTCTTTTCCGGAAAAACGACGTCCTCGTCGTTTAGTGGTAACACTGGTGTTTAGTTACGGCATACCTTCCGATAAAGAACCAAGCGTACGAGGTGGGTTGACCAGGAGGTCACCATTGCTGCAACTCAGTTATTTCTAATGCAGGCAAGGTATAATGAGAGACAAGAAAAAAAACGGGGTTAGCATTTCCCGAGGGGCTTACGCTTGCCTTAGTTTCCCTGATAAGAACAACAACCTTTCCGGCTAACAATTGAGGAAATCTCTTGACTTTTTGGCTAATCTATTTTTATTGCACAGCAAAGATAAATTTAAGGAGAAAACCGGATGAAAAAGCCAATTATCATATT
The Candidatus Cloacimonas sp. DNA segment above includes these coding regions:
- a CDS encoding TSUP family transporter encodes the protein MQVINLSPLNYALVLPFIFLAGLIDSIAGGGGLISLPAYWSVGIPPHLALGTNKFSSCCGTVFSTANYFKAKMIDLPVALLSAFMALIGSWIGASTALKVSAQVLNYLLIILIPAVAVFSVLNRNIGMQSNAHRIAKKTRMLVGAIAGLSIGFYDGFFGPGTGTFLILIYASALHYDFVTANGNTKVVNLASNIAALVTFAFASNIYYPLAVPGAICGIAGNIVGSKLVILRGNKLIRSVFILALVLLFIRVIYNII
- the umuD gene encoding translesion error-prone DNA polymerase V autoproteolytic subunit — translated: MKIHSDGSIKAIYSASQGEKKYRPLMSSKVSAGFPSPAQDYIEGKLDLNEFLIVHPASTFFVRVDGYSMQGAGILPDDILIVDRALEASNKHIVIAIVDGELTVKRLQIIGKEYCLVPENDEFEPIPIEEGMDFIIWGVVTYIIHKV